GATGCCGTTTTGTTGAGCGATATCAATTGGGTCTCACAGGCACGGCTCATGTAAAGCCTAGGGGGTCTGTGGAAGAGGCCATGCGAGCAGGCGCTGAGTTCTTATTGCGCCTACAGCACCCATATTCCGGTCATTGGCCAAATGACTATAGCGGGCCCCTATTTCTTACCCCCGGTGTTATCTTTGTTAGGTACATTGTGGCTCGTGGCAACATTCGCAATATGTTCCCACCCCATGCAGATCACCAGCACGAGGGAGACGAGCCGTGCCTCTGTGGAGAAGCAGAGCGACTAGAACTTATACGTTACATACGAAACTATATGAACGAGGACGGTGGCTTTGGTCAACATACTGAGGGACACAGCACCATGCTTGGGACTGTCCTCAATTACGTTGCACTACGACTCATGGGGGTTTCAGATGATGACAGCGACGCGGCTCGCGCTCGTCAGTGGATCCGTGGTGAAGGCGGTGCTGTTTCCATTCCCACGTGGGGTAAGGTGTGGTTATGTGTCCTTGGTCTGTACGAATGGGACGGCGTTAACCCCATTCCACCGGAGTTGTCATTGCTGCCCAACTGGATACCGTTTTCACCGAGCCGCCTGTGGTGTCACAGTCGTGTCGTTTCCATAGCCTTCTCGTACTTGTATGGTTTGCGATGGAGGCAGCCCGATAATCTACTTCTTCAATGCCTGCGGTACGAGATTTACCTTGAGCCATATGGAAACATTAAGTGGGCTAAGCATCGAAGCAACATTTGTGCCAAGGACTGCTATACACCTCTTTCTTCCGTGTACAAAGTTTTCGCCGCCGTTATGAGTTTGTATGAGAAGCGGCCCATCAAATTTCTTCGCAGGCGGGCGCTGGAGGTAGCATGGACCCATATTGCTTACGATGATGAAAGCACACATTTCATATGCCTTGGGCCGGTGAACAAGGCGTTCGACATGCTCATAACGTGGATACGTGAGGGAGAAACTAGTGGAAGGTACCTAAACCACCTTAATCGTCTCGATGATTATTTCTTCATGGGACCTGAAGGGCTTAGGATGAGTGGTTATAACGGTTCACAATTATGGGACACGTCGTTCGCTGTACAGGCCCTCTGCGCCTGCAACATGGAGTTGTTGTACCCTGAGGAGATGGCCCTTGCTCATCACTACGTAGATGTTGCGCAGGTGCAGGAGAATCCGGTGGCAGCGACACAGTTTTACCGCCATCGGACGAAAGGTGCGTGGAACTTCAGTACACGCCCGCAAGCGTGGCAAGTGTCAGATTGCACAGCCGAAGGGCTTCGTGTATTGCTGCTGCTCCGTCACAAGCCATTTCCTCACCAACGCATTTATGACGCTGTGGATCAGATTTTGTCCCTGAGGAATCGAGGCGGCGGGTGGGCTTCTTATGAGCCAACTTGCGCACCCCACTACGTAGAACTTCTCAACTGCTCGGATGTGTTCAAGGATGTCATGACTGACTACGTCTACACGGAGTGCACAAGCAGTTGTGTGCACACACTCTCGCTTTTCCGAGAGCACTTTCCCGACTACCGGCGGGAGGATGTAGATAGGGCCATTCGCGATGGTGTGAAGTGCATGCTGGCGAACCAGCGGACGGATGGTTCGTATTACGGAAGTTGGGCCGTATGCTTTACGTATGCTGCTTGGCTCTGCGCTAGTGCGCTTCGCATATCTGGTGAGATTTACAGCATGGAGAGACATCCGACGTGTGTGCGCCTCGTTAACTTTTTGTTGTCACACCAGAATACGGACGGCGGTTGGGGGGAGGATGTGAGCGCGTGCGCTCGTGGTGTGTGGGTTGATAATCCAAGTGGAAGTCAAGTCGTCAACACTGCGTGGGCGGTCATGGCTATCATGGCTGCCTCTGGCGAAGCGAGCTCAACCGAACTGCGCCGCCAGCTTCGTATTCTAAAGGCTGTAAGTGCAGGTATTCACTTTATTGTGTCGCGTCAGCTATCAACAGGTGACTGGGCACAAGAGCGAATTAGCGGTGTGTTTAACGGTAACAACCCGATTCACTACCCAGGATATAAAAATACCATGCCAGTGTGGGCACTGGGGGTGTACAGGCGCTGGAGTAAAACATACGGTCAACATTTTCCCCGATCGATGGATTAGCAAGGGGAACGGATGCTTGTGAGGATTGGAAGATTACGATACCTTCACAGTCACCACCAATGTAAATGTCACGGGAGAAAGTAACCGTCACGACTTTACTTGCGTGTGTCGGTGCCTACTTCCGACTTTTACACGGTGCGACGAGGACAACCTGCGTACTGTTGTCAGAAGTCCATTTACTGCATCAACCCCCTGTCAAATGTTGAAGTGATACATGAGGGTGAGGCATCACATGGAAGCAATGTGAAACAAAGTGCAAGTGTTTAAGTAGGTGAAGGAGAATGTGTAGTAGCTTGCCAACTTCTTGTCATGCAGTTAATCATACATATAAAGTGCCAAAAAGCAGTTGGTTAAGTGGACCTAATTTTCCCTATGATTTTAACTGTCCCCCTTCCATacattttttctgttttagtGATGTCACTCGATGGCACCCCGCTTCTGTTATTTGTTCTTCTTGTCTTACGTGTCtcgcgtgtgtgtgcacgtTGTGTGATAACTTTCCTTTCGCCCACCCTTCATTTGCCATTAACCCTTCCGGAGTGAAGGCACAATGTTAAGGCGAGTGGAATGCtggaaagcagaaaaaaaaacagagaaaaggaagaggagagggTGCGGAAAGGGAGTGTACGTGTACGTAGGAAACCGATGCGTGAATGTCCGCGTGGCACGGAAGTAGgagcatctttttttttttgctacctGGTTGCTTGtctgcgtgtgaaagtgAAATAGTTTGAAATGTTTCAGTGTAAGTACCCTGCTGACTAAATGTTTGCCATGGATGCAGTgaatcattgttattattattgttgctgctgctgctgacaTTGATATTGGTAATGGTattgttatatatatgtatatgtatatatatattgcagTTATGACAACTCTTTGCgtccttgttttcttctttttgtctgtttgacATCAACATTTTTTGTAACGATCGTAACAGGCTAGGGGTCGCGGTGCCGGCCCTTGAGATACTTGAAAGTAGTCGTAATAAAGGAGTGGAAAAGGAATAGGAGGGACATAGCGGAAAGGAAGCGGCGTAGGATAGCTGTTTTCATTGCCATTGGCGCAAGGGAATTCAGCCCTACCTTCTACGCCTTCCTTCCTATTGTTTGACGGAATAGTTTTTTGCGTATAAGCATTGTGCGAGGTAGGGAAACAAGTGTAAGCTACTTAAGGAAGGGTATAAATATAATAGGAAGGTACCCCCGTTACCTGAAACGAAGTGGGGGAGTGTCTGTACAGGAGTGTTTCTTcgttcatatatattttcataTTTATATAGGGAGGGACGAGGAAGTGCGGCGGAGGAAGGCGACACCAACGACAATAGCAAACCGCGAACAGACGCCTCAGTATACACCTTTGTTggtttattttccttcagcGTTCGCATGGCCAACTTTAATAAAGTCTCTAGGGCCAATGCCGTCTTGCAGCCAACAGCCCCGGCTACGAAATACGGCAACAATGGAAAGAATATAAGGTACCATGATGTCGAGAACTTAGGCGAACCATTCAATAATTGCAGGCAGCGGGGCTATGAACGGAACCATATCGCTCCGGCTCCGCCGGTTTTGGGAAGCGAAGTGAATTACTTCGACAACTCAGCGTCTCCAATGGTAAGTTCAGATCCCGGGGCGAGGCATTGGGGCGCGCGTAACTCCTATGACTCCCAGTGGGATAATACGTACAAGAGCAGTGGGGCTAGGGCCGCAGCCACAGCTGTCTTCGAGCAAATTGCAGCTGAGGAGCGAACAAGCGACGGTACTCAGGACATGCATGGAGAAGTGGCTACAGAGAATTCAACCGAATATCAATCAGACGGATGTGCCGTGGTTGGACACTCCCGGAAGATCCTTAGCAGCACCGAAGAGTATGTATGTAGGAGGTACTCCGTCTCATCAATCCCGAGACTGGAGGCTTATGATTATTATGAGACGCGGAAATTTTCCCCCGAACGGGCCCCTCACTTCAGTGCAACAGCGGCACACTCAGATGTGAGAATGCGGAGCCCTAAACCGTCCGTTTCCAGCGGGGGGAAATCCTCGGATAGTATGTTACAGAGAAGGGGTGAGGCGAGTACATTTCCAAGGGTTGTGGCGAGGAAACTTGACCTGCATGCCACTGAGGAGTGCCAAGGATCGAGTGCTCACAAACAGCTGTCACCCATGAACGCCTTCGAAGTAGCCAACAAGGCAGAGCGTCAGTCACAAGTGGGACCAACTTGTCCACCCGTTTTAACGCCCTGTCCCTCACATAATATGCGTAGGTCTGTTGCCGATGCATCCACGATGACCGAAGGTGTTTCTCGTGAGGCTGTCACTCGCGCGGTACACGGCAACAACTTGACAACGTTGCCTAACGGTCATTATGATAATGAATATTTCAACGTTGGGAGGGGAGGGCCGAGATCATCTGCCAACGAATCTGTCGTCAGTCTTTCCACGGTCTCTAATTCCACTTTGAATCAGCGGCCAGATTCAACTGCATTTGGTGGATATAGGAACGCAGTGGGCCAACACAATCATTACGTATCACCCAAGTTGTTCCATAACTCAGCCACGCAAACGATGGCTTCGAGTGCAAGGCCACCTCTGACACCGCGGTTTAATGAAACACGTTCCCCACCAACAGCACCACCGTATGCCGGATGGGACAACAGTCCTGGTGGCAGTATGGATAGACCGGCACTAAACGGACGGCCAGCGAATGATGCGATGAGGGTGCCAAGAGTTGGTGCAGCTCCTCAGGAAGTGTGGGCGGCAAAGTTAAGGCAATTGGATAATGCATACTTGACGAATGGTAACGGTTGGGCCATTCTTCATGAGATTCGACTGTTGCTGGAGGGGCGAAATAGTCGCTAAGAACAAACTTGAAAGGTTCCATCCATTTCATgtacatttttgtttgtgcacTGTATTTACTACTATCCCAATTTTTATTGCTGTGATCTTGTACCATTTGTTAATATCAGCGTGTGTTTTGttacttttattgttattattaatataatATGGGGGCGCATATAGTTGTTTACATTCCCCTCTTTTGATTTCCCTCTCCAAATATGGCCCCTCATTTTTTGCTACCGATAAACGGagcaacatatatatgtatacacatatatatgaccatgtctgtcaacatttatttacttgtgGGTAATGCATGAACTGACGAGGTTGACGATGGCAAATCGTGATGTGCTGAGTTGGCTAGTGTATTTGTTCACAGGTATACGTTTATttaaatgtaaataaataaaacatacATTAACCCCTTACAGGTGAGGGGTTAATGTATAGTCGCTTGGGAGTGTATGTTTTTCAGTGTACGTTTCGTTATGACAGCTCAGTTCCCACAACCCTGCCGATATTTGTGTACCAATATCTATATACGCAACGGAAAACGAAGCgaacgaataaaaaaagtcAAAGGTGATAGAAAGGATAGAGTTATAGTCATTAAATAAACTTCAATCATAGGTACCATGGGCGTGGGTCGTTTGTTAGTCATTTGTACGCAGGGGAGCATAGCGTagagaggaaggggaaaacggaAGGTGTACGGACACTGAAAgtaaacagcaacaacgttGCAATGCACTAAAGCAAAGTTGTGGTGGAAAGCTATTACTTTCTCTCTATCTGAAACGTATCTTACTGTACGATACATTTaggggatgatgatgagaGAGGGGATGTCTTTGCAATAATAGCacgtatatttttaaaaagggcTGCTGAATAGGTATAAGGTGCCACTGGGCGGTTTGTTAATGTGATGAAAAGGAGTATGTGAACGCGTGAATGTGAGGGAAGAAAATCGGAGGTATGGGGATGAACATGAGGGTGAAATGAggttgaggaggaggggggagggcaccgagataaaatgaaaaggggtTTGTGTGAACAAATTCAGTATTGTAGTCAAACACTTTGCTCTTTCAATTTCACTATATTTCTTAGGCACCCCTCCTTCGGTTCTCCGTTGCCTCAACTCCttctttatatttgttttttttttcaaacgcGTTGtgcgctttccttttttttttcttgttgttttatgggttttttcttgtacttTCGTTATCGCCCTAAGTGACATAAGGTagtcctttttttaaaatttctcTTTTGTATCATCTCAACTTTTTTTCAAAGCCAAGTTCTACCGTTGTTTTTGCCGCATTAGCAAGAAGTAAAACGATTTATGTATGCTGTGTGGTCCGTGCGCGCCGTTcaatttgttttattttagcCTTGACGGGAATATCTCCTGGTTAATTGTACAACTCGTCTCCTCTGACAcaccctctctctctctctgtacTTTCTGTGTGCTACCCATCATTATATTCCCTTTCCTTAATTTTTCTAGTCAGATTGTTAAAAATCCTCTGCCgttgccattttttttgttttcaaacTCCTCCTATCacctttcttctcccttttgttgaaatgtttactttttcccttttccacccTTCTTCATGTGTTTTCTAACGCCACCACGCTTAAAGGAGTCGACACACCCaataaaaagggggggagggggagcggTGCACACATCGAAGCATACAGCAGCTTAGATAAATATGGGCCATTGTTGTGCCACTCAAACGAAACAAGCGCGGCTCCTACCATCAAACAATGCATCACTTAATGCTCCGGCTGAAGTTCCCGGAGGGTCATTAGCGGCACAAACGAGGCCATCGGATGGGCAAATTAACGCCCCTACCGGCGGGGCTTCCCATGGCGTGGCGGCGGAGAGCGCTTCATCCAAATTTACGGGGAGTCCGGTGATAGGGGACCAGTCGGATTACACAACAACGATTGGGTTAGAACGTCTTGTTCCCGTAAACCGTAAGTCTGTATCACAACTTCCAGTTAATGCACATCTACGGTTAGGTTCGGACAACAGAGCGGATagcgtttgtgtttttgataATGGGGATGACGACGGTCGTTTCTTGACAGCACGAAGCCCCCTGTTGCTTTCGGCAATGACGACACCACGAGTGAAGTTTGTGTCGGGGACTCCAGGTACTTTTGACACCAATGGTGGGGCTCCACCATCAGGTAGAGGGTTTCAGTCGTGTCTGAGCAGCCAATGGGAGGACGAGTCAGTGGGAAGCAACAAACTCAACTCCTGTCATAGTATGGTGATGAATGAAAGTGTGAACAATAGCGTAGAGGCGTATTTTGGCAGTCTAACTGCGTGCGTTCCTCCAACGGAGGTACCACCTTCGATGTTACCATTAGTATCAATAACGGCGTCGTCCTCGTCTTCAACCGTGTCATCACCGTTTTCGTCACTGGCAGTGCACCGCAGGGAGCCGTCGTCATTATTCGTGAATGACAAGTCTCCTGTACAGTCTTTGGGAGTTTCATCATTCGTGACGGCCCTGTCGCCGAGCGTATCACCGCGACCGTTGCATAATGAGGCACCCCCACAATCGCATGCGGACGCTTTAGGTGCACCAACAGCGACATCAGTAAGCCACTCAAGGGGGGATCTGTCACTTGGTACCGCTATAGCACCGTCAAGAGCAACGTCGCCATCATGTCACATGGAAAATGCGTCGTTTGCAACGGCTTTGTCACTATCTGAGTCACTGCAAGCGGCGCATTCCGTATTATCTTCAGTTTCGTTCCCCGGTGTAGGGGTGCAATCAGCTGCGGCATTGATTCCTCACTCCAGAGgaacttcttcttttgcgtCTGCGGTTTCACCATCAGCAGCGGTGACAACTGCGCGCTCCGCGCGAACTACGCCGTCCTTTGTGGTGACCATCTTGCCGTCAGAGGCCACAACTACTCCGCGTATGGCATTTAAAAGTGCAAGGAGCAGTAACAAAATTGGTTCCACTACAGTCACCGGTGGCGATTTGATGTCGTGTCGTAGTCTTTCTGAAATCAGCACCTCATTGAGTGACAAAATACATAATATGAGTAGAGAGGTAGCGAGGAGTGCTTCTGAGGTTCCACAGCGTCTTGTGGTGAGGAAACGCGTTACGTCTCCAACCaatatttcttcttcttcgtatTCGCGGTTAACGGAAAAAGAGCGTGCCAGCACTCAGGAAGGTGTGACAAATTCCCCGTTAATTATGGCTGAATCATTGCCGGACCAGACTAATGGTGTTGTTATTTCGCTCTCCCCACCGGAGGACCATTCCAGTATTTTTGGAGGCAACGGCGGCGGTGGCTCCAGGGAGGTGTCGTTCGTTAGTTCTTCACCTAAAGCGGAGGGGATGTGGGTTCAATCTGGTAAGcatggcaaaaaaaaggcggacACAGTGCTGAGTTTTTTTACCCCAGATCCGGCAGTTACGCAGTTGTCGGAACATGCTGCGAATACCTCTTTGACATCACATATGTTGACTCGACAAAAGCCCAAAATGCTTAGGTACTTCGGCAGGCATTCGGATCCTCCGTTCTCATCTGTGAATACATTACGCCAACGGAACGTCATGGCACGGTCGGTAGAGGCGGTTGGAAGGTTAGGTACCCTTGACGCAAGTTATAAAAAGGTGTTGGGTGATACTCAGAAGTTGTTCTCGTCGTTACCTGCGCTACCCACATACACTAAGAGGGATCACATCCCACAGAGGCGAGTGTTTGATTTAGGAACCCCCGGTAGCGCGTCAAAATCGAGGAAAAGCCCCTCACCGGAAGGCTCACAAATGATTTCCCAGATGTCCAGCTCGATTAATGGTCATGCGGCCTCAAGTGTTTCATCACCCGACTCGAAGCACAAAGAGGACGGAAAGGCACACTGTCAATCATAAGGAATAAAGTGCTGTTTgttcccttttattattattgttattattgttatggTGGATGATGTCAGCGTTTTGGTCTCATGGAAGCGTGCTGCGGAGATGTCgctttcttttgtcattcgATCGGGCGTAGAGGTAAGGGAAGGGtaatggaggaggaggagggggggggaacggCGGCAAATGTGGACAAGAGGAAGTTGGCGAGTGGgtgggagaggggaaaaacaacaacaacaatcgtACACGTGTGGATGGCGCCGCGTTTGCCCATATATGAATGTTATTGCTGATTTCTTTTACAGCTGGTTGCATTGTCCCCTTCCCAttcacctccttcttcaTTAACGCCTAATGCACGCATGTGTATGAGAGGGCGTGCGTGTGTATTCAATACGGTGGTGGAGTGGTATAATGCTGATGGGTTGCCGGTCGAACTTTATTTCTAAATGCtggtttctttcatttgctttttgcGTCgtttatttgtatatatatttgtgtgtgtatgtgtgttagaCTTTACGTCTCGACGTTGTTTTTCCCACTTTCCTCAGAGGGCAAGATATATTCTTCTCTTTGTCATTACTTGAGACTAGGGAATTTAAAACAATCAGTGCTTGTCCAcaagtttattttttttctacttttggATGCGTGTACTGTTCCCTCTCCCACATTAATCCACCAAGTATTGTACACATTGTGTCGGttttaacaaagaaaaaaaatgactgcTTCGTCCCATCCAGTTGGACACTGATTACTTTTATTAGGTGTCGGAGTAACTTCACCCTTTCCCCATTCACTTCTTCGCACATTTTCGCCCAATTTGTATCTTACCACTGTGGATTCCTCATCTCAAAACTTGATACAAACcgaacaaaataataatatagaACAGTAGCTGAAGAGGACAAAGGGAATGGGTACCACCGCCAGTACGGATTCCGCAGACTCACCATTTTCTGTACGGAGCGTGGACTCTTCTGGCGGTGGAGGGTGGCGGCAGGAGGATCCCGAAAGGTTTCGAAAGTACATGCATCTCAAGTCACAAGCGGATCAGTGGCGCCAACGGCACGGCCACACGCCGGGGGCCACAAGGGGCGAACTCACGAAGAACCTCATCGAAGAAGTGTACGAAGAGGATTTCGAGTCCGTGGATCATGTGCAGTCAATGCGGTTGCCACccatggtgctgaaggaGATGAAAGATGCCGTGGCGAATGAGGCGGAGAGGCGCTGTGCGGAGACTGAAAAGGTCATGGCGCGTTGCCTACAGGATAAAATGTGGACTTCGTGGAAGTGCCAGAAGGAGAGGGATGCACTTTATCAGTGTGTGGCAGATAGGAAAGAAGACAATGAACTCCTAATGGCGTACCGTTGGAAGTATAATTTGGGCACTTTCCATGGGGAACTGATTGGGCGCAACAATATGATGCGGCGCATATGGAAGGAGCATTTCCCTGACCGTGATTTACCACACCCATGGGTAAAGGACGCTTAGTAAAGACTTCGGTTCTTCAAGGTGGCCGACAACTGTTTGGTTAAACCCTTGTGCGTG
This sequence is a window from Trypanosoma brucei gambiense DAL972 chromosome 7, complete sequence. Protein-coding genes within it:
- a CDS encoding lanosterol synthase, which produces MMLYQRRGRGEMHRPGIRTIVGSGNSTPSSLCAPFPFDSVIPPPPRGLLERFLRRLTSTISWVVSFLLVVCSIPFLLLIHALLVYCDGYNREVVARHRRKWLHQTVPHVRPVRVAPSPNFPLEGWHMRCEDGRQRWHYGRLLNVEEGNELGKAQAEGCPYTPYGEAGNANDDFEDTGATRTGPRGGPDMRAVKEERCRFVERYQLGLTGTAHVKPRGSVEEAMRAGAEFLLRLQHPYSGHWPNDYSGPLFLTPGVIFVRYIVARGNIRNMFPPHADHQHEGDEPCLCGEAERLELIRYIRNYMNEDGGFGQHTEGHSTMLGTVLNYVALRLMGVSDDDSDAARARQWIRGEGGAVSIPTWGKVWLCVLGLYEWDGVNPIPPELSLLPNWIPFSPSRLWCHSRVVSIAFSYLYGLRWRQPDNLLLQCLRYEIYLEPYGNIKWAKHRSNICAKDCYTPLSSVYKVFAAVMSLYEKRPIKFLRRRALEVAWTHIAYDDESTHFICLGPVNKAFDMLITWIREGETSGRYLNHLNRLDDYFFMGPEGLRMSGYNGSQLWDTSFAVQALCACNMELLYPEEMALAHHYVDVAQVQENPVAATQFYRHRTKGAWNFSTRPQAWQVSDCTAEGLRVLLLLRHKPFPHQRIYDAVDQILSLRNRGGGWASYEPTCAPHYVELLNCSDVFKDVMTDYVYTECTSSCVHTLSLFREHFPDYRREDVDRAIRDGVKCMLANQRTDGSYYGSWAVCFTYAAWLCASALRISGEIYSMERHPTCVRLVNFLLSHQNTDGGWGEDVSACARGVWVDNPSGSQVVNTAWAVMAIMAASGEASSTELRRQLRILKAVSAGIHFIVSRQLSTGDWAQERISGVFNGNNPIHYPGYKNTMPVWALGVYRRWSKTYGQHFPRSMD